A genomic segment from Streptomyces sp. TLI_235 encodes:
- a CDS encoding mannose-1-phosphate guanylyltransferase/phosphomannomutase encodes MKAVVMAGGEGTRLRPMTSSMPKPLLPVANRPIMEHVLRLLRRHGLTDTVVTVQFLASLVKNYFGDGEELGMNLTYANEEIPLGTAGSVKNAEDALKDDSFLVISGDALTDFDLSELIAFHREKGALVTVCLTRVPNPLEFGITITDDEGRVERFLEKPTWGQVFSDTVNTGIYVMEPEVFSYVAAGESVDWSSDVFPQLLKEGKPVYGYIAEGYWEDVGTHESYLKAQADVLEGKVEVELDGFEISPGVWVAEGAEVDPEAVLRGPLYIGDYAKVEAGVELREHTVLGSNVVVKRGAFLHKAVIHDNVYVGPQCNLRGCVIGKNTDVMRAARIDEGAVIGDECLIGEESLLAGNVRVYPFKTIEAGAVVNTSVIWESRGQEHLFGVRGVSGILNVEITPELAVRLAGAYATTLKKGATVTIARDHSRGARALKRAMISALQTSAIDVRDLENVPMPVARQNTARGSAGGIFLRTTPGVPDSLDILFFDANGADLSQAGQRKLDRVYARQEFRRAFPGEIGDLLHPSSVFDSYARNLLRAVDTSGVREAGMKVVVDAAHGSAGLVLPSILGRLGVEALTVDSGLDEARPTEDAEERRAALARLGELVASSRAAFGVRFDPVGERVSFVDELGRVIQDDRALLVLLDLVAAERRSGQVALPVTTTRIAEQVAAYHGTQVTWTTTSPDDLAKAAAEEGTVFGGDGRGGFVVPEFSGVLDGPAAFVRLVGLVARTQLTLSQIDARIPQAHIKRRDIATPWAAKGMVMRSVVEAAGSRRLDTTDGVRVVEADGRWTIVLPDPAEAVTHLWAEGPDDEATEQLLDEWAAVVDSAGR; translated from the coding sequence ATGAAAGCCGTTGTGATGGCGGGTGGCGAGGGCACTCGACTTCGTCCGATGACGTCGAGCATGCCCAAGCCACTGTTGCCGGTGGCCAACAGGCCGATCATGGAGCATGTGCTCCGGCTGCTACGGCGGCACGGTCTCACGGACACCGTGGTGACCGTCCAGTTCCTGGCCTCCCTGGTGAAGAACTACTTCGGGGACGGCGAAGAGCTGGGGATGAACCTGACCTATGCCAATGAAGAGATCCCGCTCGGTACCGCGGGCAGTGTGAAGAACGCCGAGGACGCGCTCAAGGACGACTCCTTTCTGGTGATCTCCGGTGACGCCCTCACCGATTTCGATCTTTCCGAGCTGATCGCGTTCCACCGGGAGAAGGGTGCGCTGGTCACCGTCTGCCTGACCCGGGTGCCGAACCCGTTGGAGTTCGGCATCACGATCACCGACGATGAGGGCCGGGTCGAGCGCTTCCTCGAGAAGCCCACCTGGGGCCAGGTCTTCTCCGACACGGTGAACACCGGCATCTACGTGATGGAACCCGAGGTCTTCTCCTACGTGGCGGCCGGCGAGTCGGTCGACTGGTCGAGCGACGTCTTCCCGCAGTTGCTCAAGGAGGGCAAGCCGGTCTACGGCTACATCGCCGAGGGCTACTGGGAGGACGTGGGCACCCACGAGAGCTACCTGAAGGCCCAGGCCGACGTCCTGGAGGGCAAGGTCGAGGTCGAGCTGGACGGCTTCGAGATCTCGCCCGGCGTGTGGGTGGCCGAGGGTGCCGAGGTCGACCCCGAGGCGGTGCTGCGAGGTCCGCTCTACATCGGCGACTACGCCAAGGTCGAGGCCGGGGTGGAGCTGCGCGAGCACACCGTGCTGGGCAGCAACGTCGTCGTCAAGCGCGGTGCCTTCCTGCACAAGGCGGTCATCCACGACAACGTGTACGTCGGCCCGCAGTGCAACCTGCGCGGCTGCGTGATCGGCAAGAACACCGACGTGATGCGGGCCGCCCGGATCGATGAGGGTGCGGTGATCGGCGACGAGTGCCTGATCGGCGAGGAGTCGCTGCTGGCGGGCAACGTCCGGGTCTACCCGTTCAAGACCATCGAGGCCGGCGCGGTCGTCAACACCTCGGTGATCTGGGAGTCCCGCGGCCAGGAGCACCTGTTCGGCGTGCGCGGCGTCTCCGGCATCCTCAACGTGGAGATCACCCCGGAGCTGGCCGTGCGGCTGGCCGGGGCGTACGCGACCACGCTGAAGAAGGGGGCGACGGTCACCATCGCACGTGACCACTCGCGTGGTGCGCGGGCGCTCAAGCGGGCGATGATCTCGGCGCTGCAGACGAGCGCCATCGACGTCCGCGACCTGGAGAACGTGCCGATGCCGGTCGCCCGGCAGAACACCGCGCGCGGCAGTGCGGGCGGCATCTTCCTGCGGACCACGCCCGGTGTGCCGGACTCGCTGGACATCCTGTTCTTCGATGCGAACGGCGCCGACCTCTCGCAGGCCGGCCAGCGGAAGCTGGACCGCGTCTACGCTCGCCAGGAGTTCCGACGGGCCTTCCCCGGCGAGATCGGGGACCTGCTGCACCCGTCCAGCGTGTTCGACTCGTACGCGCGGAACCTGCTGCGGGCGGTCGACACCAGCGGGGTGCGCGAGGCGGGCATGAAGGTCGTCGTGGACGCCGCGCACGGCAGCGCCGGGCTTGTTCTGCCGAGCATCCTCGGCCGGCTCGGCGTCGAGGCGCTCACGGTCGACAGCGGCCTGGACGAGGCGCGGCCGACCGAGGACGCCGAGGAGCGGAGGGCCGCGCTGGCCCGGCTCGGCGAACTCGTGGCCTCCTCCCGGGCGGCCTTCGGCGTGCGCTTCGACCCGGTCGGTGAGCGGGTCTCGTTCGTCGACGAGCTCGGCCGGGTGATCCAGGACGACCGGGCGCTGCTGGTGCTGCTCGACCTGGTCGCGGCCGAGCGGCGCAGCGGCCAGGTGGCACTGCCGGTGACGACGACCAGGATCGCCGAGCAGGTGGCCGCGTACCACGGCACCCAGGTGACCTGGACGACCACCTCGCCGGACGATCTGGCGAAGGCGGCCGCGGAGGAGGGCACGGTGTTCGGCGGCGACGGCCGCGGTGGTTTCGTGGTGCCCGAGTTCAGCGGGGTGCTGGACGGACCCGCGGCGTTCGTCCGGCTGGTGGGCCTGGTGGCCCGGACCCAGCTCACGCTGAGCCAGATCGACGCCCGGATCCCGCAGGCGCACATCAAGCGGCGGGACATCGCGACGCCGTGGGCGGCCAAGGGCATGGTGATGCGCTCGGTCGTGGAGGCGGCCGGGAGCCGGCGGCTGGACACCACCGACGGTGTGCGGGTCGTGGAGGCCGACGGCCGCTGGACGATCGTCCTGCCGGACCCGGCCGAGGCGGTCACCCACCTGTGGGCGGAGGGCCCGGACGACGAGGCCACCGAGCAGCTGCTCGACGAGTGGGCGGCGGTGGTGGACTCGGCCGGGCGCTGA
- a CDS encoding zinc ribbon protein yields MSLFSKLFGRNNRQESADAPTARHRRPGEEAAVPGMRPAPEADRYAERPLFRDGHGAAPYEGNAQGYGASVESGAAPRIGFPAAPSTSGGGFTPDPYAGHVQQGVPSQEAVTMAGTSPCPRCGNQNPLTARFCSNCGSALRHAPMPEGAAETTSTISISGIESYEPGATSTGATPALSPEVLAAIDALPPGSALLIVQRGPNSGSRFLLDSDVTTAGRHPQGDIFLDDVTVSRRHVEFRRLPGGGFSVADVGSLNGTYVNRERIDEVTLSNGDEVQIGKYRLVFFAGHVRGY; encoded by the coding sequence GTGAGTCTGTTCTCGAAGCTGTTCGGCCGCAACAACCGCCAGGAGTCGGCAGACGCGCCCACCGCGCGCCACCGCCGACCGGGAGAGGAGGCCGCCGTCCCCGGCATGCGGCCCGCGCCCGAGGCGGACCGGTACGCCGAGCGTCCGCTGTTCCGTGACGGCCACGGCGCGGCTCCGTACGAGGGGAATGCGCAGGGCTACGGCGCGTCGGTTGAATCCGGTGCCGCGCCGCGCATAGGTTTCCCGGCAGCACCCTCAACCTCCGGTGGAGGGTTTACCCCGGACCCCTACGCCGGGCACGTCCAGCAGGGTGTGCCGAGCCAGGAGGCTGTGACGATGGCTGGCACCTCCCCGTGCCCGCGGTGCGGCAACCAGAACCCGCTCACGGCCCGGTTCTGCTCCAACTGCGGCTCGGCCCTGCGCCACGCGCCGATGCCCGAGGGGGCCGCCGAGACCACCTCGACCATCTCGATCTCCGGGATCGAGTCGTACGAGCCCGGTGCCACGTCCACCGGCGCCACCCCGGCGCTGTCGCCCGAGGTGCTGGCCGCGATCGACGCGCTGCCGCCGGGCTCGGCCCTGCTGATCGTGCAGCGCGGCCCGAACTCGGGCAGCCGCTTCCTGCTGGACTCCGACGTGACGACCGCGGGCCGTCACCCGCAGGGCGACATCTTCCTGGACGACGTGACGGTCTCGCGCCGCCACGTGGAGTTCAGGCGGCTGCCCGGCGGCGGCTTCTCGGTGGCGGACGTGGGCAGCCTGAACGGCACGTACGTCAACCGCGAGCGGATCGACGAGGTCACGCTCAGCAACGGTGACGAGGTCCAGATCGGCAAGTACCGGCTGGTGTTCTTCGCCGGTCACGTCCGGGGGTACTGA
- a CDS encoding CDP-diacylglycerol-phosphatidylglycerol phosphatidyltransferase, translating to MEVQETRVQTDRVLTIPNLLSMGRLVGVPIFLWLILWPVFGGPENDGWAILVLMLSGISDYLDGKLARRWGQVSRLGQILDPAADRLYVLSTLVGLTWREILPLWVTVVLLAREVFIGSLLPILNRHGYGPLQVSFLGKAATFNLMYAFPLLLLGNGESWLATVAEPVSWAFIWWGTVLYWWAGILYAVQARQLVRADRAAAV from the coding sequence GTGGAGGTTCAGGAGACGCGCGTGCAGACGGACCGCGTCCTCACCATCCCCAACCTGCTGAGCATGGGCCGGCTGGTGGGTGTGCCCATCTTCCTGTGGTTGATCCTCTGGCCGGTGTTCGGCGGGCCCGAGAACGACGGCTGGGCGATCCTCGTCCTGATGCTCAGCGGTATCAGCGACTACCTGGACGGCAAGCTCGCGCGGCGCTGGGGCCAGGTCAGCCGGCTCGGTCAGATCCTGGATCCGGCGGCGGACCGGCTGTATGTGCTGTCGACCCTCGTCGGTCTGACGTGGCGTGAGATCCTGCCGCTCTGGGTGACGGTGGTGCTGCTGGCGCGCGAGGTGTTCATCGGCTCGCTGCTGCCCATTCTCAACCGACACGGTTACGGGCCGCTCCAGGTGAGTTTCCTGGGGAAGGCGGCCACGTTCAATCTGATGTACGCGTTTCCGCTTCTGCTGCTGGGCAACGGCGAGAGCTGGCTCGCCACGGTTGCCGAGCCGGTCAGCTGGGCATTCATCTGGTGGGGCACGGTGCTCTACTGGTGGGCCGGCATTCTCTATGCCGTCCAGGCCCGGCAGCTTGTGCGGGCGGACCGTGCAGCCGCCGTTTGA
- a CDS encoding small basic protein, with protein sequence MIAVLGLVIGVVVGLFVQPEVPDAVVPYLPIAVVAALDAVFGGVRAMLDGIFNDKVFVVSFLSNVVVAALIVFLGDQLGVGAQLSTGVVVVLGIRIFSNAAAIRRHVFRA encoded by the coding sequence GTGATTGCCGTTCTGGGGCTCGTGATCGGCGTCGTCGTCGGCCTCTTCGTTCAGCCGGAGGTCCCCGACGCCGTGGTGCCGTACCTGCCGATCGCGGTGGTGGCGGCGCTGGACGCGGTGTTCGGCGGCGTCCGGGCGATGCTGGACGGGATCTTCAACGACAAGGTCTTCGTCGTCTCGTTCCTCTCGAACGTGGTCGTCGCGGCCCTCATCGTCTTCCTCGGCGACCAGCTCGGGGTGGGCGCGCAGCTCTCCACCGGCGTCGTCGTGGTGCTCGGTATCCGGATCTTCTCCAACGCAGCCGCGATCCGGCGGCATGTGTTCAGGGCGTAG